The DNA sequence ATTTTCTTCATGTTTAATAAAAGAAGCCGCCGCTCAATCAGCGACAGCTTCTTTTCGGGGAAGGGATTTGTTGGGCTCTTCTCGGTTAGTCTGCTTCACTCATACGTACATATGGTAGAGGGTATTCATTTGTTCAATATCATTTTATCACAAAAAAACGTGCCAAAACTGACATGTTTTTGACGTTTTATCGCCCTTCGCATTTCGCCGGTTCATTTCAACAAAGGATGGATTTTCCTTCAGTTTTCTTTCAGTTTTCTGTCATTTTTATGAACTTTTCTTTTCCTCCATTTCAGCCATCATATCAAACAACATTTTGTTTTCCTGTTCCTTTTCTTCCAGTTGCTTCTGAAGCTTCTCTATCTCCCGCTCGAGTTCTTCATACGGTCTTAACGGAGCAGGGTAACGTTTAGGTGGACCATATCTTTCATCAGGATACATGTTGTGATGTGGATCCAACCAAATAATATAAATAATATTATGGTATCTAATTCCATGAACCCTGCCACCTGACCTAGATAGCCTAAACTGTATCATATTCTCTGGAGATACTTGTTCCAGAACATGCTCTGGGATGCTTTCTTTGTAGTGATGTGCAGTTTTGCCAAAATCATGTCTATGTAAATCATAATGGCGTCTTTGTTGTTCAAACTCGCTCATTGTCAATTTTGAAATCTCTGTTAAATTATCAAAAAGGTGAAGAAACCATCCATCGCTAATTCCGCCGCAATTAAATGCTTCATGTTTAGTATCTAAAAACCTAAAAGAGAAAACGATCTTCTCCTTTCTTAGTCGCTCAATCTCTTCTTGTGACCTTTGAGGGAAGATCGTCCTGTTTGGGATTTTAATATTATTTGGCAATTCTGCCTTAGGAATTGAACGGGTTCTTTTTGACTCCTTTTCTTTTTTATTAGTCTTTCTGCTCATCCTCCAACACCTTGCGATAAAATCTGATTATTACCTCATCTTTGATTTTTTCAGTACAAGGTTCTAACTCTCCAAGATTTCCCCTAGCCTCTTTCCAAGGTTCTTCCATATGAGTTAAGTATTCTAATTCATCCCCGTTCAAGTGCCCATAAGACTCGAAAACCTCTTTAATAAACTCATAAACATCCGGGTTTTCTGCAATAGATTTTGGTAATTCGTTAACCGTTTCAATTTCTTGCCAACCATAGTGTTTATATTCATGATACAAATCCGGACAAACTGGCCCATGTACCCATGCTTCAATACGATTGTTAAACAATCTTTTGCCGTACAACGTTAAATACCACGAATAAGCATAGTAGCACAGCTTTTGTAGCTTTTTATGAGTCATGGGTTCAAATGTAAGAAAGGTTTTGGCAACGTCATATACGTTTGTAACCGTTTCAACTTCAACAGTTGCCATCATATTCCCCATCTTCCCCCTTAAATAATAAATCTTCGCCATGTGCCTACCTCCTTTCGTGGTATGTACATCCCAAAGTTATTTCCACATTTTGATGTTTTATACAAACTTATTCACGAAAAGGACGGTTAGCACATGTAAAAAACGATTATATTTTATAATAAACTTCTTCTCCAAACAAAATAATAGTCCTTTTGGTTTAATTCGACAAATCACGACAAACAAAAAGACACCTAAACAGGTGCCTCTTCCTTGTACACTTCAATTCGCAAAGCAAACGCCAATTTATAAAACGCCTTCTCCCTCACGCGATAAAACGTCGATTCACTAATTCCCGCTTCATTGTAGACATCGTAGTCGCGTGGTTCCTCTATGCTCATATACCGCTTCACGATCAGCTCGCGTTCCAGTTTTGTCATCCCAGTTCGCCTTTCCGTGAACTTTTTCATGTATTCATCGCATTCCTTTCCGAAATCCATCCTCCTGATCGCCGCATCTTCAGCCAATCTCATGAATTGGCCTCTCCCAACAATTTCGCAATGTCATAAATAATTTGATCTCTCCATCTGTACAATTGCCGCACACTCACCCCGATCTCCCTAGCAACTTGCTCCCACGTATACGATTTTCCCGACCAATACTTCAACTGTACCGCTTTTTGTTTCTCTGGTGAAAGCGACCTGTATACCGTTTGAATTGCGTGAACGATCTGCTCCAAACGCTCCAAGCGCCTATGGGTAATCAGTTCAATTGTCCGTCGTTCAGTTGGCCGCGAAGGGAGATTGCCACGCCCTCCACCGACATTCTCATCGTAACTCACCCGACCGAACAGAATATCTTTCTTTAAGCGTTGAATGTCGCGCACATATTCGAAATAGTAATAGAGATTATGTTCAATATATTGAGCAACGCCTTTTTCGATTTTTACAGCGGTCATGAGATGCCCTCCTTTTATACAGAAATCGGGGCTTTAATCGCCGGATGCGGATCGTATCCGATAAACTCAAAATCTTCATAGCGATAGTCAAAAATCGAATCCGGTTTTCTCTTGATGATAAGTTTGGGAAGCGGTCGCGGTTCGCGCGTCAATTGCAACTTCGCCTGCTCCACATGGTTTTTATACAAATGAACATCCCCTCCGGAAAAGATAAGCTCGCCTACTTCCAAATCACACTGTTGGGCAACCATATGTGTCAGTAGGGCATAGCTCGCGATGTTAAACGGCAATCCTAGAAATGTATCGACAGAACGCTGTTGCCACATGCACGACAGCCGGCCGTTGGCCACGTAAAACTGGAAGGCGTAATGGCACGGCGGCAGCTTCATCTCGTCCAATTCCGCTACATTCCAAGCGCTCACCAGCAGCCGGCGTGAATGCGGATTTCGTTTGATCTCTTCGACAACCCATGCGATCTGGTCGATGGTTTTCCCGTCTGCTCCCTTCCACGAGCGCCATTGCGCGCCGTAAATCGGGCCGAGATCGCCGTTTTCGTCCGCCCATTCATCCCAAATGGTCACTCCATTCTCGTTTAAGAAGCGAATATTCGTATCACCGCGCAAAAACCACAATAGTTCATAGATGATCGAGCGAATGTGAAGTTTTTTCGTCGTCAACAACGGAAAGCCTTTTTGCAAGTCGAAACGCAACTGGCGGCCGAACACAGAAATCGTTCCCGTTCCCGTCCGATCTTCCCTTTCAATACCGTTTTCAAGAATATCGCGCAACAAGTCCAAATACTGCTTCATAATTCATCCGCCTCTACTCTTCCATGGTTATAGATTTAATCATGTCCTTAATCGCATTCGCGGCTCGCTCGTACGTTCCGGCGATCCCGCGCCATGTGATGAAATCCCCTTCATACTGTCCAGCGATTTTCAACTGTGTTCCCTTCGCGATCCGACTGTAATGTTGGGCGTCAGTCGCTGATGACTTTTCGCGCTCCTTTCGATAGTGTTGGCCTTGTGCAATCTCTGCCATCCCCTCATGGTATTTGGCGCGTTTCTTGTACCAACCGGCAATTTGCCACGCCACTTGCTCAAGTTTTGTATAGAGATATTCCATCCGTGATAACTCATACGGTGTCAGTTCGTCCATGCGTTCCTCGTAAAATCGGATCTGTTCGATATATCGGTTGTGTAGCCGCGTGTATGTCTCAAACTCCTTATCCGTCGCTTCGTTCATCGCGCTCCTCCTTTGTTTCGATCAAACGCTCAAGGTAATATCTCGCTTTTTTTAAATCCGTCAATCCTCCCTTGTAGAGATAACGTCCTGTGTATTTATATACGTTCCCCAAACAAAATCCTTCGAACTGTTCAGGCGTCATTTTCGCCTTCATATAATCGATAGGTTCGATGCCCCCTACCTTGTAATAGTCGGGGCGTACGTCTTCTTGTTTTGGCAACTTCATTCCCTCTCTTTCAAAAGTTTATTCAATACTTCCTTCTGTGCTTGAATGAGCTTCGTTTCCGTTTTGGCTGCCCTCGCGATTTGCGCCAATATGAACGCGTCCACAACGTTATTCGAGTCGCTTTCAAATCCCCATCGTTTATACACCTCAAGCACAACCTTCTCTTTATTTG is a window from the Geobacillus stearothermophilus ATCC 12980 genome containing:
- a CDS encoding helix-turn-helix domain-containing protein, with translation MTAVKIEKGVAQYIEHNLYYYFEYVRDIQRLKKDILFGRVSYDENVGGGRGNLPSRPTERRTIELITHRRLERLEQIVHAIQTVYRSLSPEKQKAVQLKYWSGKSYTWEQVAREIGVSVRQLYRWRDQIIYDIAKLLGEANS
- the thyA gene encoding thymidylate synthase is translated as MKQYLDLLRDILENGIEREDRTGTGTISVFGRQLRFDLQKGFPLLTTKKLHIRSIIYELLWFLRGDTNIRFLNENGVTIWDEWADENGDLGPIYGAQWRSWKGADGKTIDQIAWVVEEIKRNPHSRRLLVSAWNVAELDEMKLPPCHYAFQFYVANGRLSCMWQQRSVDTFLGLPFNIASYALLTHMVAQQCDLEVGELIFSGGDVHLYKNHVEQAKLQLTREPRPLPKLIIKRKPDSIFDYRYEDFEFIGYDPHPAIKAPISV
- a CDS encoding DUF3310 domain-containing protein translates to MKLPKQEDVRPDYYKVGGIEPIDYMKAKMTPEQFEGFCLGNVYKYTGRYLYKGGLTDLKKARYYLERLIETKEERDERSDG
- a CDS encoding Panacea domain-containing protein, yielding MAKIYYLRGKMGNMMATVEVETVTNVYDVAKTFLTFEPMTHKKLQKLCYYAYSWYLTLYGKRLFNNRIEAWVHGPVCPDLYHEYKHYGWQEIETVNELPKSIAENPDVYEFIKEVFESYGHLNGDELEYLTHMEEPWKEARGNLGELEPCTEKIKDEVIIRFYRKVLEDEQKD
- a CDS encoding ArpU family phage packaging/lysis transcriptional regulator, producing MRLAEDAAIRRMDFGKECDEYMKKFTERRTGMTKLERELIVKRYMSIEEPRDYDVYNEAGISESTFYRVREKAFYKLAFALRIEVYKEEAPV